A single genomic interval of Zobellia nedashkovskayae harbors:
- a CDS encoding Glu/Leu/Phe/Val family dehydrogenase: MIVKTPEQKKAVKQGMLSNVMRQFDNAADIIGLNSNIRKILEVTNNELVVHFPVRMDNGEVEIFTGYRVQHNNALGPYKGGLRYHPTVDIDAARALAMWMTWKTSLAGLPYGGAKGGIQLDPTKYSNAELERITRRFTYALGDNIGPELDIPAPDVNTNPQTMAWILDTYMSTKSPAERSTNMHVVTGKPIGAGGSQGRDRATGYGVFLNIKFWAEHKNIKLKDKRFIVQGFGNVGYWAAYFLEKEGASMIAVQDAYGSIINEEGISVDHLLAYTKANKGSIMGFAGAETLDKANFFSLDCDICIPAALGNVITAANAPKIKAYLIAEGANGPTDVEAEEILLDKGVTILPDILCNSGGVIGSYFEWLQNRNGEIWQMDEVLEKLEKKLRESFTKVMETSAQRGIDMRTAAFIIAIERLEETYVQRGIFP; encoded by the coding sequence ATGATAGTAAAAACTCCTGAGCAGAAAAAAGCTGTTAAGCAAGGTATGCTCTCAAACGTCATGCGACAATTTGATAATGCCGCAGACATCATTGGATTAAACTCTAATATCAGAAAGATATTAGAAGTAACCAATAATGAACTGGTCGTTCATTTTCCTGTAAGAATGGATAATGGCGAGGTTGAAATATTTACGGGCTATAGGGTACAGCATAATAACGCTCTTGGACCGTACAAAGGTGGCTTACGTTATCACCCAACGGTAGATATAGATGCAGCACGTGCCTTGGCAATGTGGATGACCTGGAAGACTTCTTTGGCCGGATTACCGTACGGAGGTGCTAAAGGTGGTATACAATTGGATCCTACCAAATATTCGAACGCAGAACTTGAGCGTATTACCAGAAGGTTTACCTATGCATTGGGGGATAATATTGGACCGGAATTAGATATTCCTGCTCCGGATGTAAATACCAATCCACAGACTATGGCATGGATTTTAGACACGTATATGTCTACAAAATCGCCTGCAGAGAGGTCAACAAATATGCACGTGGTTACCGGTAAGCCAATTGGTGCTGGAGGTTCTCAAGGTCGTGATAGAGCAACGGGTTATGGTGTTTTTCTGAACATTAAATTTTGGGCAGAGCACAAAAATATAAAGCTAAAAGACAAGCGTTTTATTGTCCAAGGTTTTGGTAACGTAGGATATTGGGCGGCCTATTTTCTTGAAAAAGAAGGTGCTTCAATGATTGCGGTTCAAGATGCTTACGGAAGTATTATTAACGAAGAAGGTATTTCTGTAGATCATTTGTTGGCGTATACTAAAGCGAATAAAGGTAGTATTATGGGCTTTGCCGGAGCAGAGACTTTAGACAAGGCAAATTTCTTCAGTTTGGATTGCGATATCTGTATTCCAGCTGCATTAGGAAATGTAATTACTGCTGCTAATGCCCCAAAAATAAAGGCGTATCTAATTGCAGAAGGTGCGAACGGACCTACTGATGTTGAGGCAGAAGAGATTTTACTGGATAAAGGGGTTACCATTTTACCGGATATTCTTTGTAATTCCGGTGGGGTAATAGGAAGTTATTTTGAATGGCTTCAAAACCGCAACGGCGAAATCTGGCAAATGGACGAAGTATTAGAAAAACTGGAGAAAAAATTAAGGGAATCTTTTACTAAAGTAATGGAGACTTCAGCCCAAAGAGGGATTGATATGCGTACGGCAGCATTTATCATAGCCATTGAAAGGCTTGAGGAAACTTATGTACAAAGGGGAATTTTTCCATAA
- a CDS encoding PAS domain-containing sensor histidine kinase — protein sequence MKIPYLEIFIEQAPTAIAMFDKNMCYIAASNCWIKDYKLQGIEIVGQCHYDLFPEINQDSKDLHQQCLERAIDVYDEAPFKREDGTVQWLYWDISPWYISKGKVGGLFIHTIDVTHHKESELKKARTEDIFTQTKEVAKMGTWEINLATKKVYWSKITREIHEVPEGYKPNLDKAIDFFEEKTSRPKLRSCVEDTIEKGIPFDFDFELITAKNNIRWVRVIGKIEIIDGKYSNVIGLVQDISDVTFYKTQLSKAHAQLKAIYNSESISIFSTDSTGYINHFNKGAEKLLGYSAEEMEGKKDPTCFLYPDQVSKFREDLATTHGKNPDNFSHYEDLPVENVNDTREWTYIRKDGFTVPVQCTVSSVKDDLGKNIGFIVVSTDISELKKYQNELIAKNELLNFAEQITLMGHWRRNFITGQGYWSKSLHEIFESQGDGSDFSQDKFEALVHPDDKQMILDHMRETVQSKTFRSFTHKIVTPSGRVKTIHVMGKVVTNEKGEITEIIGTTQDITELKMAEKKLKGLLESAPDAIIIINEEGTIQIINKQTETLFQCSPDELLKEYIEDFIPNILPFIKASKFSNSNNTRQVGVVEELVGLRKNGEEVPISINMGPVEWESELFTSLAIRNITKQKAAEYKILKAKENLEVLAHKLTEQNRQLADFTHITSHNLRSPVSNLNSLLDIYKTTDDEVLKESLFDKFETVINHLTLTLNTLIEALKTKGPHSDEDVEEIEFEDVLNTTKDLLAGEILKSGASITSDFSKCSKIKYHKIYLESIFLNLISNSMKYRSKIRKPEIEIESTNLNGNIMLEFRDNGLGIDLEQHGHKLFGLNKVFHRHPDAKGVGLFLTKSQIESMGGTINASSKVDVGTTFTINFN from the coding sequence TTGAAAATACCATATCTCGAAATCTTTATTGAACAGGCACCGACCGCTATTGCCATGTTCGATAAAAACATGTGCTATATAGCCGCTTCCAATTGCTGGATAAAAGACTACAAATTACAGGGTATAGAAATTGTTGGTCAATGCCATTATGATTTGTTTCCAGAAATAAATCAAGATTCAAAAGATTTACATCAACAATGTCTTGAAAGGGCTATAGACGTCTATGACGAAGCTCCTTTTAAACGTGAAGATGGCACGGTACAATGGCTCTATTGGGATATTAGTCCTTGGTACATTTCAAAAGGCAAGGTAGGAGGTTTGTTCATACATACTATAGATGTTACACACCATAAAGAAAGTGAACTAAAAAAAGCCAGAACAGAGGATATTTTCACTCAAACAAAAGAGGTTGCCAAAATGGGCACTTGGGAGATAAATTTAGCTACAAAAAAGGTATACTGGAGTAAAATAACACGTGAAATACATGAAGTGCCCGAAGGTTATAAACCCAACCTAGATAAAGCTATAGATTTCTTTGAAGAAAAAACTAGTCGTCCTAAACTCCGTTCCTGTGTAGAAGACACCATTGAAAAAGGTATTCCTTTTGATTTTGATTTTGAACTCATAACAGCAAAAAACAATATACGATGGGTACGGGTTATTGGAAAAATAGAAATTATAGATGGCAAATACAGTAATGTTATTGGACTTGTACAAGATATAAGTGATGTTACATTTTACAAAACACAGTTAAGCAAAGCACATGCGCAGCTAAAAGCCATATACAACTCAGAGTCCATTTCTATTTTCTCAACAGATAGTACGGGTTATATAAACCATTTTAATAAAGGTGCTGAAAAACTTTTAGGGTATTCTGCGGAGGAGATGGAAGGTAAGAAAGACCCAACTTGTTTTCTATATCCGGATCAGGTAAGCAAGTTTAGAGAAGACCTTGCTACTACGCACGGGAAGAATCCTGATAACTTTAGCCATTATGAAGATTTACCTGTTGAAAATGTAAACGACACCAGAGAATGGACCTACATCCGCAAGGACGGCTTTACAGTACCTGTACAATGTACAGTATCATCAGTAAAAGATGATTTAGGAAAAAATATAGGCTTTATAGTTGTGTCCACAGATATATCTGAATTAAAAAAGTACCAGAACGAACTTATCGCAAAAAATGAGTTGTTGAATTTCGCTGAGCAAATAACCTTAATGGGGCATTGGCGACGCAATTTTATTACCGGCCAAGGGTATTGGTCTAAGAGTCTCCATGAAATTTTTGAAAGTCAAGGAGATGGCTCTGATTTTAGCCAAGATAAGTTTGAAGCACTCGTCCACCCAGATGATAAGCAAATGATATTAGATCATATGCGAGAAACTGTCCAATCCAAAACTTTTAGAAGTTTTACCCATAAAATTGTAACTCCTTCCGGAAGAGTTAAAACAATTCATGTAATGGGTAAGGTCGTTACTAATGAAAAAGGAGAAATTACGGAGATAATAGGTACAACACAGGACATTACGGAACTGAAAATGGCCGAAAAAAAATTAAAAGGTCTTTTAGAATCAGCACCAGATGCTATTATAATCATCAATGAAGAAGGTACTATCCAGATTATTAACAAGCAGACTGAAACCTTATTCCAATGTTCACCAGATGAATTATTAAAAGAATATATAGAAGATTTTATTCCTAATATATTACCCTTTATAAAGGCGTCTAAATTCTCTAATTCTAATAATACAAGACAAGTTGGTGTTGTAGAAGAACTTGTTGGATTACGTAAAAACGGAGAAGAAGTACCTATTTCAATAAATATGGGACCTGTAGAATGGGAAAGTGAGCTGTTTACATCTCTTGCTATCCGAAATATTACCAAACAAAAAGCGGCAGAATATAAAATTCTTAAAGCCAAAGAAAATCTAGAAGTCTTAGCTCACAAATTAACTGAACAGAACAGACAGTTAGCAGATTTTACCCATATAACCTCTCATAACTTACGTTCACCAGTAAGTAATCTTAATTCTCTTTTAGACATTTATAAAACAACAGACGATGAAGTCCTAAAGGAAAGTTTGTTCGATAAATTTGAAACAGTAATAAATCACCTCACCTTAACACTAAATACCCTCATTGAAGCGTTAAAAACAAAAGGTCCTCATTCAGATGAAGATGTTGAAGAAATTGAGTTTGAAGACGTCTTAAATACAACCAAAGATTTGTTGGCCGGTGAAATATTAAAATCCGGCGCTTCTATTACCTCTGACTTCTCTAAATGCTCAAAAATTAAGTATCATAAAATATATTTAGAAAGTATTTTTTTGAATCTGATTAGTAATAGTATGAAGTACCGATCAAAAATTCGCAAACCAGAAATAGAAATTGAATCCACAAACCTAAATGGTAATATAATGTTGGAATTCAGGGATAATGGTCTAGGCATAGATTTAGAACAACATGGCCATAAATTGTTTGGTTTGAATAAGGTCTTCCACAGACACCCAGATGCCAAAGGTGTTGGTTTATTTCTAACAAAATCTCAAATAGAGTCTATGGGGGGCACCATTAATGCTTCCAGTAAAGTAGACGTTGGGACAACTTTTACCATAAATTTTAATTGA
- a CDS encoding lactonase family protein gives MKEVEQEVKKPNLKLLVGTHASGDEQGIYQLDFNPTTGELLNSEHLVKENNSGYLYLSKDGKRVYSSNGAVPGSISAFEWNADGSKLNRTANVTSEGDGACYIELSPNEDLLAAANYGSGGIVLYKVDETGKIIGKPEARKHVGNGPHDNQKSPHAHCVKFSKGGDFLYAVDLGIDKILAYPITSDGTLGKEHTALQLDPGDGPRHLIFHPTKNKVFIINELYSSVVSADVDTKTGIFTKIDKKSTLPESYDGASFCADIHLSNDGKFLYASNRGHNSIAVFSVSDDGQMSFLGTESVQGDWPRNFTLSPDNNFLLVANRKSENITVFKRDATSGLLSFTGNEIKLPQPVFLKFR, from the coding sequence ATGAAAGAGGTTGAACAAGAGGTTAAAAAACCGAATTTAAAACTATTGGTAGGTACTCACGCAAGTGGAGATGAGCAAGGTATTTATCAGCTTGACTTTAATCCAACAACCGGCGAATTATTGAACTCGGAACATTTAGTAAAAGAGAACAATTCAGGTTACTTGTACCTCTCTAAAGATGGAAAAAGGGTGTATTCTTCCAACGGAGCAGTACCCGGTAGCATTTCTGCATTTGAGTGGAATGCCGATGGAAGTAAATTGAATAGAACAGCTAATGTAACCAGTGAAGGTGACGGAGCTTGTTATATTGAATTAAGTCCTAATGAAGACCTCCTTGCCGCTGCCAATTACGGTTCAGGCGGTATCGTATTGTATAAAGTAGATGAAACCGGAAAGATAATTGGTAAGCCAGAAGCTAGAAAACATGTAGGGAATGGGCCTCATGACAATCAAAAATCCCCCCATGCGCATTGTGTGAAGTTCAGCAAAGGGGGAGATTTTCTTTACGCCGTAGATTTAGGAATTGATAAAATATTAGCCTACCCTATTACCAGTGATGGTACATTAGGAAAAGAGCATACCGCTTTACAATTAGACCCGGGCGATGGGCCGCGTCATCTTATTTTTCACCCTACAAAAAACAAGGTTTTTATTATTAATGAATTGTATAGCTCTGTAGTCTCTGCAGATGTGGACACCAAAACGGGGATATTTACTAAAATTGATAAGAAAAGCACATTACCCGAAAGCTATGATGGAGCTAGTTTTTGCGCCGATATTCATTTAAGCAATGACGGTAAATTTTTATACGCCAGTAATCGCGGACATAATAGCATTGCCGTTTTTTCCGTATCGGATGATGGGCAAATGAGTTTTTTGGGTACGGAGTCCGTTCAAGGAGATTGGCCAAGGAATTTCACCTTGTCACCAGACAATAATTTTCTACTAGTAGCGAATAGAAAATCTGAGAATATTACCGTATTTAAAAGAGATGCAACCTCTGGTCTTTTGTCATTTACAGGTAACGAAATAAAGTTACCGCAACCAGTTTTTCTAAAATTTAGATAG
- a CDS encoding GreA/GreB family elongation factor, which translates to MKYGSLVLARKDYRVLKKYLKDNLYIEDYSHKDALDTLEDNLKTALIFEGEDMPEDICGFNSMVTVSSISEFQYTFQLVSPLNNDPKNGKISVTSTMGSLVIGRSEDDIITYGPPADSVSLKISKVGNLKLEKVEV; encoded by the coding sequence ATGAAGTATGGAAGTCTAGTATTGGCGAGGAAAGATTATAGGGTTTTAAAGAAATACCTAAAGGATAACCTGTACATAGAAGATTATTCGCATAAAGATGCGCTAGACACTTTAGAAGATAACTTAAAAACGGCATTAATCTTTGAAGGAGAAGATATGCCAGAAGACATCTGTGGATTTAATTCAATGGTTACGGTTTCTAGTATTTCAGAATTTCAGTATACTTTTCAATTGGTTTCACCTCTAAATAATGACCCCAAGAACGGAAAGATATCCGTTACAAGCACTATGGGTTCTTTGGTTATCGGTAGATCAGAAGATGATATTATAACCTATGGACCTCCAGCAGACAGTGTTTCTTTAAAAATAAGTAAAGTGGGTAATCTAAAGCTGGAAAAAGTAGAAGTGTAA
- a CDS encoding GreA/GreB family elongation factor, with product MKYGGLVIEKKEYVLLKRFMNLSGYYKDETLRKSVEKLVGELESAQIYDEAEMPEDVIRFNSTITIVSENGWQKKFKLVVPTESDVNSGRISILTPMGAAVIGYAQGDALIWDFPAGEQRMLIELVEQEHKYININSI from the coding sequence ATGAAATACGGTGGCTTGGTTATTGAAAAGAAAGAATATGTACTGTTGAAAAGGTTCATGAACCTTTCGGGCTATTACAAAGATGAAACTTTGCGTAAATCGGTAGAGAAATTAGTGGGAGAGCTAGAATCGGCACAAATATACGATGAGGCAGAAATGCCCGAAGATGTTATCCGCTTTAACTCTACCATTACCATTGTCTCAGAAAATGGGTGGCAAAAGAAATTTAAGTTGGTCGTTCCCACAGAGAGTGATGTAAACAGTGGTAGAATATCAATATTAACTCCAATGGGTGCTGCTGTAATCGGTTATGCACAAGGCGATGCGTTAATATGGGATTTTCCTGCTGGCGAACAGCGTATGCTCATAGAACTTGTAGAACAAGAACATAAATACATTAATATAAATAGTATATAA
- a CDS encoding sensor histidine kinase: MATVKDKLKERIKELTCLYEVTSIIANSDFDQLEISLEAIVYSVKNAWQFNLLSEVHLSLGEYSVQTDGFKDTMTLMHSDIKVFNKVSGTLKVGYPEDRYFYADFLEEEKDLLNNVSIAIGNLLERKQIRESEAKVKRQMERTDRLHILGEITAGIAHELNTPLANILGFTELLKERVSNAGALRDLDKIVENAIFSREIVKKLMFFACEMPQEMQPVELNPIIESTLKLLTPSFREKNLKLIKKFGSDDIRLRADKVQFTQVLFNLVMNAIYYSPIKGTVGVSIIEKGKNIQIRISDEGVGIDPKIEDKIFEPFFTTKPLGEGSGLGLSVVHGIISSHKGTIEHRPNKLKGTVFILDFPKL, encoded by the coding sequence ATGGCTACGGTTAAAGATAAATTAAAGGAACGTATTAAAGAGTTGACTTGCCTTTATGAGGTAACTTCAATAATAGCAAATTCCGACTTTGATCAGTTAGAGATTTCGCTAGAAGCTATTGTTTATAGTGTTAAAAACGCGTGGCAGTTTAATTTACTTAGCGAAGTACATTTAAGTTTGGGCGAATATAGCGTCCAGACAGATGGCTTCAAGGATACCATGACTTTAATGCATTCTGATATTAAGGTTTTTAATAAGGTTAGTGGTACTCTAAAAGTAGGATATCCAGAGGACAGGTATTTTTATGCAGACTTTCTGGAGGAGGAAAAAGACTTATTGAACAATGTTTCCATAGCCATAGGGAACTTACTGGAAAGAAAGCAGATTAGAGAAAGCGAGGCAAAAGTAAAACGCCAAATGGAACGTACGGACAGGCTTCATATTCTTGGTGAGATTACTGCAGGTATTGCCCATGAGCTTAATACACCGCTGGCGAATATTCTAGGTTTTACGGAACTTCTTAAAGAGCGGGTAAGTAATGCAGGTGCCTTAAGAGATCTTGATAAAATTGTTGAGAATGCAATATTCAGTCGTGAAATAGTCAAAAAATTAATGTTCTTTGCTTGCGAAATGCCGCAGGAAATGCAGCCGGTAGAACTGAACCCTATTATAGAAAGTACACTTAAATTATTAACACCTTCGTTCCGCGAAAAGAATCTCAAACTTATTAAAAAATTTGGTTCAGACGATATTCGGTTGCGGGCAGATAAAGTTCAGTTTACCCAAGTACTTTTTAATTTGGTGATGAATGCAATTTATTATTCACCAATAAAAGGAACGGTAGGTGTTTCTATAATTGAAAAAGGGAAGAATATTCAAATCCGTATTTCAGATGAAGGAGTAGGTATTGATCCCAAAATAGAAGATAAAATTTTTGAACCATTTTTCACTACTAAGCCTTTGGGAGAAGGTTCTGGACTTGGGCTAAGTGTTGTTCATGGTATTATTAGTAGTCATAAGGGCACCATAGAACATAGACCCAATAAGCTTAAAGGCACTGTTTTTATTCTGGATTTTCCTAAATTATAA
- a CDS encoding sigma-54-dependent transcriptional regulator gives MLKRENILLVDDDINILELLQRHLQSMDYHTYKAVSVKEALYVLKDTFIDLLITDIQMPEVDGLQLLKFTDEHYPEIPKLVITGYPSVDGALEVIKSGATDYLTKPFTKEELRQAVQKAFEHGKSRKAVKSKTVTANKSVHNEMIGESEAFQKITDVIERVKNNKATVLVKGESGTGKELVARAIHYSGKFSRAPFVAVNCGAIPENLLEAELFGYVKGAFTGANENRTGFFQAAEGGTLFLDEIGIAPLTVQTKLLRALQEREITKVGARKSEKVDIRIIAATNADLLTDIKENRFREDLYYRLTVVEIQVPPLRDRKTDIPLLVDKFLFKYGVEYKDRLLKISPDALAVLKRYNWPGNIRELENVVQRAVIMSDGAITLKDLPEALKFQINFPENDFKPLREMEKEYVQRVLLHTQGNKTKAAEILQIDRKTLRERLK, from the coding sequence ATGCTTAAAAGAGAGAACATTCTACTGGTAGATGATGATATTAATATCCTAGAGCTTTTGCAGCGCCATCTGCAGTCTATGGATTATCATACCTACAAAGCGGTTTCTGTAAAGGAGGCACTATATGTTTTGAAAGATACTTTTATTGATTTATTGATAACCGATATTCAAATGCCTGAGGTAGATGGATTGCAATTATTAAAATTCACCGATGAACATTATCCCGAAATTCCAAAACTGGTTATTACCGGTTACCCTTCTGTAGATGGTGCTTTGGAAGTAATTAAATCCGGAGCTACAGATTATTTAACCAAACCTTTTACAAAAGAAGAGTTAAGACAAGCAGTGCAGAAAGCTTTTGAGCACGGCAAGAGTCGCAAAGCTGTGAAATCAAAAACAGTTACAGCAAATAAGTCGGTACATAATGAAATGATAGGCGAATCAGAGGCCTTTCAAAAAATTACCGATGTAATCGAAAGGGTAAAAAATAACAAGGCTACCGTTTTGGTAAAAGGGGAAAGTGGAACAGGAAAAGAGCTGGTGGCACGGGCTATACATTATTCCGGGAAATTTTCTCGCGCACCTTTTGTTGCGGTCAATTGTGGGGCAATCCCTGAAAATTTGCTAGAGGCAGAACTTTTTGGTTATGTAAAAGGGGCATTTACCGGGGCTAATGAAAACCGAACAGGTTTCTTTCAGGCGGCTGAAGGTGGAACTCTCTTTTTAGATGAAATAGGAATAGCTCCATTAACTGTTCAGACCAAATTACTCCGAGCTTTACAAGAGCGAGAAATCACAAAAGTAGGTGCCAGAAAAAGTGAAAAAGTAGATATCCGGATCATAGCCGCCACCAATGCAGATTTACTGACCGATATTAAAGAAAACCGCTTCAGGGAAGACTTGTATTACCGACTAACCGTAGTAGAAATACAGGTTCCTCCTTTACGTGATCGTAAAACTGATATTCCACTATTGGTCGATAAATTCTTATTTAAATACGGAGTGGAATATAAAGACCGATTGCTGAAAATTTCTCCAGATGCTTTAGCTGTTTTAAAACGATATAATTGGCCTGGTAACATTAGGGAGCTAGAAAATGTAGTACAACGTGCTGTGATCATGTCTGATGGAGCTATTACTCTTAAAGACCTTCCTGAAGCATTAAAATTCCAAATAAATTTTCCTGAAAATGACTTTAAGCCTCTCCGGGAAATGGAAAAAGAGTATGTGCAGCGCGTACTTCTTCACACGCAAGGTAACAAGACAAAAGCGGCCGAAATTCTTCAAATAGACCGTAAAACCCTACGGGAAAGACTAAAGTAA
- a CDS encoding cellulase N-terminal Ig-like domain-containing protein, with protein MKKTLLAALLCATAYCTAQETTIDSKKYEPYVNQLGYNLGESKRFVCYGAENDTPFHILNATTSKVVFEGKMLNNEGWFSEFEPKETQDEFVIKVDGHGSSVPFLVADYLLETASSKLAYDFFVDARGFDDLSTYDMAAVYGGGPTRDGGAYGLETIFEILQYASNPALFDNWKTELGDKKVADVIDLILWHAEFAYKYVDYNGPVKTRHGTLGYQGEPRMNYDYWNSLDQLAVVCAAYHSFLKPYLAEETYQKYRKVCLDNWEAYDRHKVVRFWTYSTKWVDEGFQEFNEMGNAYGQSVFRNLFMYESERHEKDGSPEKFLKWAQSGASDIIKNWDFNNPRHMWWIRNAEHITPQALAYFLLLAPEKAPEGTKEKLEGWALHIKQKSNNFWKYRKHSETEWAHSKTKELGGAPALGGSMFAIAHLLNDPELRALGWAQTDFVFGVNPVGTHLSNKSDARVKIGGYWNGVEKGWPQSHPHGYGELGNVRGTLDGSPLDSQFPIAEKVDAIEGKNEGRVFGKNAYATEGWGVSNRGWQATLTFATLGSHKLQVFDGDFKEEISTIKPGQTITVQLNAALNIDRNAIDKGWVIVKQGERIEKIQLAETGLNTGIFASEFKIPKNTNVNFLELSYGFLGFEKKLKLDVQH; from the coding sequence ATGAAAAAAACACTCCTAGCCGCATTATTATGCGCCACTGCTTATTGTACAGCACAGGAAACAACTATTGATTCAAAAAAGTATGAACCCTATGTCAACCAATTGGGTTATAACTTAGGAGAATCCAAACGTTTTGTGTGCTATGGTGCCGAAAATGATACACCTTTCCATATTTTGAATGCCACCACTTCCAAAGTAGTATTTGAAGGGAAAATGTTGAATAACGAAGGATGGTTTTCTGAGTTTGAGCCAAAAGAAACTCAAGACGAATTTGTAATTAAAGTTGATGGGCATGGCAGTTCGGTTCCTTTTTTAGTAGCGGATTATCTGCTTGAAACGGCATCCTCAAAACTAGCTTATGATTTCTTTGTTGACGCCCGGGGATTCGATGATTTGAGCACCTATGATATGGCTGCCGTATATGGTGGTGGCCCAACACGTGATGGAGGGGCTTACGGACTTGAAACCATTTTTGAAATATTGCAGTACGCAAGTAATCCAGCCCTATTTGATAACTGGAAAACTGAATTGGGCGATAAAAAAGTAGCCGATGTTATAGACCTCATTCTCTGGCATGCTGAGTTTGCTTACAAATATGTTGATTATAATGGTCCCGTAAAAACCCGTCACGGTACTTTAGGTTATCAGGGGGAACCCAGAATGAACTATGATTATTGGAATAGTTTAGACCAACTGGCAGTGGTCTGTGCTGCATACCACTCATTTCTAAAACCCTATTTAGCCGAAGAAACCTATCAAAAATATAGAAAGGTCTGTTTGGATAATTGGGAGGCCTATGACCGCCATAAAGTAGTCCGGTTCTGGACATACAGTACCAAATGGGTAGATGAAGGCTTTCAAGAATTCAATGAAATGGGCAACGCCTACGGACAATCGGTTTTTCGTAATCTTTTTATGTACGAGTCCGAAAGGCATGAAAAAGATGGCTCTCCTGAGAAGTTTTTAAAATGGGCACAATCCGGTGCTTCGGATATAATAAAGAACTGGGATTTTAATAATCCACGTCATATGTGGTGGATTAGAAATGCCGAACATATTACGCCTCAGGCCCTAGCATATTTTCTTCTTTTAGCTCCAGAAAAGGCACCTGAGGGAACAAAAGAAAAACTAGAAGGTTGGGCGCTTCATATAAAACAAAAAAGCAATAATTTTTGGAAATACCGTAAGCACAGTGAAACGGAATGGGCACATTCAAAGACTAAAGAATTAGGAGGGGCTCCTGCTCTTGGCGGTTCTATGTTTGCCATAGCTCATCTTTTGAATGACCCTGAGCTTAGGGCGTTAGGTTGGGCTCAGACGGATTTTGTTTTTGGAGTTAATCCTGTAGGCACGCACCTTAGCAATAAAAGCGATGCACGTGTAAAAATTGGCGGGTACTGGAACGGTGTTGAAAAAGGGTGGCCACAATCCCACCCACATGGTTATGGAGAATTAGGTAACGTTAGGGGTACATTAGATGGTTCTCCATTAGACAGTCAATTCCCGATTGCTGAAAAAGTTGATGCAATTGAAGGAAAGAATGAAGGTCGGGTTTTTGGTAAAAATGCCTACGCAACTGAAGGTTGGGGAGTTTCTAACCGCGGTTGGCAAGCCACCCTAACCTTTGCTACATTAGGTAGCCACAAACTTCAAGTTTTTGATGGAGATTTTAAAGAGGAAATCTCAACTATAAAACCAGGCCAAACCATTACCGTACAACTAAACGCCGCCCTAAATATTGATAGAAATGCCATAGATAAAGGCTGGGTGATTGTAAAACAAGGTGAAAGGATTGAAAAAATTCAGCTTGCGGAGACGGGTCTAAATACTGGAATATTTGCTTCCGAATTCAAAATACCTAAAAATACGAACGTGAATTTTTTAGAGTTATCTTACGGTTTCTTAGGCTTTGAAAAGAAACTTAAATTAGACGTTCAACACTAA